A genome region from Solirubrobacter pauli includes the following:
- a CDS encoding AI-2E family transporter, with amino-acid sequence MGVPLDPPPRREEPPLVRVEPAFSPRNIVRALFIVVFFALALWLVFLLRKPISWVLIAIFLAVALSGPVNWLSQWMKRGFAITVVYLALLLVPIGIGALIVPPLVTQTNNLVQNLPEYAQDAQDYVERNERLRSLEQDYNITGKLQEEAEKLPGRIGDAANVLGDIGLGVVNSLFSLFTILVLTAFLLGSGRHWVQRAIDLRPPRHAARIRTAVDHMGKAVGAYVGGVLAQATVAAIAAYIVLIILDVPFAAALAIIIFFADLVPLVGATIGAVLVGVVTVFADFPTATIVWAIYSIIYQQVENTLIQPQIQKRAVNVHPFIVLVAVLFGSTLLGVLGALVAIPVAASVQIAIREWWDYRHDQHVAELTAGAMPPGDIEPPKPAPA; translated from the coding sequence GTGGGCGTCCCTCTCGATCCTCCTCCGCGCCGCGAAGAGCCGCCGCTCGTGCGCGTCGAGCCGGCGTTCTCGCCGCGGAACATCGTTCGCGCCCTCTTCATCGTCGTCTTCTTCGCGCTCGCGCTGTGGCTCGTGTTCCTGCTGCGCAAGCCGATCAGCTGGGTGCTGATCGCGATCTTCCTCGCGGTCGCGCTGAGCGGCCCGGTGAACTGGCTCAGCCAGTGGATGAAGCGCGGATTCGCGATCACGGTCGTCTACCTGGCGCTGCTCCTGGTGCCGATCGGCATCGGCGCGCTGATCGTGCCACCGCTGGTCACTCAGACGAACAACCTCGTCCAGAACCTGCCGGAGTACGCGCAGGACGCGCAGGACTACGTCGAGCGCAACGAGCGGCTGCGCAGCCTCGAGCAGGACTACAACATCACCGGCAAGCTGCAGGAGGAGGCGGAGAAGCTCCCCGGGCGCATCGGTGACGCGGCCAACGTGCTCGGCGACATCGGCCTCGGCGTCGTCAACAGCCTGTTCAGCCTGTTCACGATCCTCGTCCTGACCGCGTTCCTCCTGGGCAGCGGCCGTCACTGGGTGCAGCGCGCGATCGACCTGCGGCCGCCCCGGCACGCCGCGCGCATCCGCACGGCGGTCGACCACATGGGCAAGGCGGTCGGCGCCTACGTCGGCGGCGTCCTCGCGCAGGCGACGGTCGCCGCGATCGCCGCGTACATCGTGCTGATCATCCTCGACGTGCCGTTCGCGGCGGCGCTCGCGATCATCATCTTCTTCGCCGACCTCGTGCCGCTGGTCGGCGCGACGATCGGCGCCGTGCTCGTCGGCGTCGTGACCGTGTTCGCGGACTTCCCGACGGCGACGATCGTCTGGGCGATCTACTCGATCATCTACCAGCAGGTCGAGAACACGCTGATCCAGCCGCAGATCCAGAAGCGCGCGGTCAACGTGCACCCGTTCATCGTGCTCGTCGCCGTGCTGTTCGGCTCGACCCTGCTGGGCGTGCTCGGCGCGCTGGTCGCGATCCCGGTCGCCGCCTCCGTGCAGATCGCGATCCGCGAGTGGTGGGACTACCGGCACGACCAGCACGTGGCCGAGCTGACCGCCGGCGCGATGCCTCCGGGGGACATCGAGCCCCCGAAGCCTGCGCCGGCGTAA
- a CDS encoding amino acid permease, protein MDSGGLQSGLKRRHVTMISLGGVIGAGLFVGSGAVINQTGPAAVLSYLAAGVLVILVMRMLGEMAVARPSTGSFADYAGEALGPWARFTVGWLYWYFWVIVLAVEAAAGAAIIEEWLPGVPIWASSLVLMILLTATNLISVRSFGEFEFWFASIKVAAIVAFIAVALGYVIFGGGVAPLTNEGGFVPEGGVSILSGIVIVIFAFVGAEIATVAAAESDEPGESVRKATNSVITRVLVFYVLAVFLIVAILPWNSAELGKSPFAATLDEIGIPAAAQVMNVVVLTAVLSCLNSGLYVASRMNFSLARAGDAPQWMVRLNSRGVPARATVIATSIGFLSVIANVISPDKVFLFLLNTSGAVALFVYLLIACSQLVLRRRLEREDPESLKVRMWAYPYLTYFAIAAIGVVIASMALVEDVRSQLWLGLLSVGVVLAAYVVKSRVQRASGEGGAPPREGRFAREDDRHGALDVSSGRS, encoded by the coding sequence ATGGATTCAGGGGGTCTGCAGAGCGGCTTGAAGCGCCGCCACGTGACGATGATCTCGCTCGGCGGGGTCATCGGCGCCGGCCTGTTCGTGGGGTCGGGCGCCGTGATCAACCAGACCGGGCCGGCTGCGGTGCTCTCCTATCTTGCCGCGGGCGTGCTCGTCATCCTCGTGATGCGCATGCTGGGCGAGATGGCGGTGGCCCGGCCGAGCACCGGCTCGTTCGCCGACTACGCGGGTGAGGCGCTCGGTCCGTGGGCGCGCTTCACGGTCGGCTGGCTGTACTGGTACTTCTGGGTGATCGTGCTGGCCGTGGAGGCGGCGGCGGGCGCGGCGATCATCGAGGAATGGCTGCCGGGCGTGCCGATCTGGGCGTCCAGCCTCGTGCTGATGATCCTGCTCACGGCCACGAACCTGATCTCCGTGCGCTCGTTCGGCGAGTTCGAGTTCTGGTTCGCGTCGATCAAGGTCGCCGCGATCGTGGCCTTCATCGCGGTGGCGCTGGGCTACGTGATCTTCGGCGGCGGCGTCGCGCCGCTCACGAACGAGGGCGGCTTCGTGCCCGAGGGCGGCGTGTCGATCCTGTCGGGCATCGTGATCGTGATCTTCGCCTTCGTGGGCGCGGAGATCGCGACGGTCGCGGCCGCGGAGTCCGACGAGCCCGGCGAGTCGGTGCGCAAGGCCACGAACTCGGTGATCACGCGCGTGCTCGTCTTCTACGTGCTCGCCGTGTTCCTGATCGTGGCGATCCTGCCGTGGAACTCGGCCGAGCTGGGCAAGTCGCCGTTCGCCGCGACGCTGGACGAGATCGGCATCCCGGCCGCGGCGCAGGTGATGAACGTGGTCGTGCTCACCGCGGTGCTCTCGTGCCTGAACTCCGGCCTGTACGTCGCCTCGCGCATGAACTTCTCGCTGGCGCGGGCCGGCGACGCGCCGCAGTGGATGGTGCGCCTGAACTCACGCGGCGTGCCCGCGCGCGCGACCGTCATCGCCACGTCGATCGGCTTCCTGTCGGTGATCGCCAACGTGATCTCGCCGGACAAGGTGTTCCTGTTCCTGCTCAACACGAGCGGTGCCGTCGCGCTGTTCGTGTACCTGCTGATCGCCTGCTCGCAGCTGGTGCTGCGGCGCCGGCTCGAGCGTGAGGACCCCGAGTCGCTCAAGGTCCGGATGTGGGCGTACCCGTACCTGACCTACTTCGCGATCGCGGCGATCGGCGTGGTGATCGCGTCGATGGCGCTGGTCGAGGACGTGCGCTCGCAGCTCTGGCTCGGGCTGCTGAGCGTCGGCGTCGTGCTCGCCGCCTACGTCGTCAAGTCACGGGTGCAGCGCGCGAGCGGCGAGGGCGGCGCGCCCCCGCGCGAGGGGCGGTTCGCCCGTGAGGACGACCGCCACGGCGCGCTGGACGTCAGCTCAGGTCGTTCTTGA
- a CDS encoding PRC-barrel domain-containing protein: MIPVENIADWRGQEVVDPNGEKLGKLEEVYYDGETDEPAFAAVKTGLVSKSLTLVPLVRASVGRDFVRVDRRKAVFKKAPSFDTDAELTLDDEAATYQHYSMDYTPAGSGARRLAKR, translated from the coding sequence ATGATCCCCGTCGAGAACATCGCGGACTGGCGCGGCCAGGAGGTCGTCGATCCCAACGGCGAGAAGCTCGGCAAGCTCGAAGAGGTCTACTACGACGGTGAGACCGACGAGCCCGCGTTCGCCGCGGTCAAGACCGGCCTCGTCTCCAAGTCGCTGACGCTCGTGCCGCTGGTGCGCGCGAGCGTCGGGCGCGACTTCGTGCGCGTGGACCGGCGCAAGGCCGTCTTCAAGAAGGCGCCGAGCTTCGACACCGACGCCGAGCTCACGCTCGACGACGAGGCCGCGACCTACCAGCACTACTCCATGGACTACACGCCCGCCGGCTCCGGCGCGCGCCGCCTGGCCAAGCGCTAG
- a CDS encoding DUF3618 domain-containing protein, translating to MSAQRTPEEIRRSIEANRAELGLAVENLRGEIVKATDWRSQLKAHKREVVIGAAVAGFVVGGGIAAVTGLLTGRRASRRYY from the coding sequence ATGAGCGCGCAGCGCACGCCGGAGGAGATCCGGCGCTCGATCGAGGCCAACCGGGCCGAGCTCGGCCTCGCCGTGGAGAACCTCCGCGGCGAGATCGTCAAGGCGACGGACTGGCGCTCGCAGCTGAAGGCGCACAAGCGCGAAGTGGTCATCGGCGCGGCCGTGGCGGGCTTCGTCGTGGGCGGCGGGATCGCCGCCGTCACCGGTCTGCTGACCGGCCGCCGCGCGTCTCGACGGTACTACTAG
- a CDS encoding class I SAM-dependent methyltransferase, producing the protein MPAPDAIAFVRAALPPAPARVLEIGAGDGALAEVLRGAGHDVTAIDPRGAGDVLAVPLIELEAEPFDAAVAMTSLHHVEPLAESLEHLAGLLRAGGRLVVDEYDVAALDERAARWWIAKSGQHQDPAEYVAHMREHIVSVARIREALAPWFDVPEPVPGAYLYRHKIGWAHRDEEEALIATGVIPATGARFVATRR; encoded by the coding sequence GTGCCTGCTCCTGACGCCATCGCCTTCGTCCGTGCCGCCCTGCCGCCCGCTCCCGCGCGGGTCCTCGAGATCGGCGCCGGCGACGGCGCGCTCGCCGAGGTCCTGCGCGGCGCCGGCCACGACGTGACCGCCATCGACCCGCGCGGTGCCGGCGACGTCCTAGCCGTGCCGCTGATCGAGCTCGAGGCCGAGCCGTTCGACGCCGCGGTCGCGATGACGTCGCTGCACCACGTGGAGCCGCTCGCCGAGTCGCTCGAGCACCTCGCCGGGCTCCTGCGGGCGGGCGGCCGGCTCGTGGTCGACGAGTACGACGTCGCCGCGCTCGACGAGCGCGCCGCGCGCTGGTGGATCGCGAAGTCCGGGCAGCACCAGGACCCCGCCGAGTACGTCGCGCACATGCGCGAGCACATCGTCTCCGTCGCCCGCATCCGCGAGGCGCTCGCGCCCTGGTTCGACGTGCCCGAGCCCGTGCCGGGCGCCTACCTGTACCGCCACAAGATCGGCTGGGCGCACCGCGACGAGGAGGAGGCGCTGATCGCGACGGGCGTGATCCCGGCGACGGGCGCCCGCTTCGTCGCGACGCGGCGCTAG
- a CDS encoding YciI family protein: MKFLALIYGDESQWANATEADMAATFEAHTVFGEAAGKAGVLLGGEALELSHTATTVRVRDGERMLTDGPFAETKEQLGGYYLLEAKDLDEALTWAAQIPEAQTGTVEVRPIMEFEG, from the coding sequence ATGAAGTTCCTTGCACTGATCTACGGCGACGAATCCCAATGGGCCAACGCGACTGAGGCCGACATGGCGGCGACCTTCGAGGCGCACACCGTGTTCGGCGAGGCGGCGGGCAAGGCCGGCGTGCTGCTCGGCGGCGAGGCGCTGGAGCTCAGCCACACGGCCACGACCGTGCGGGTCCGCGACGGCGAGCGCATGCTCACCGACGGCCCGTTCGCGGAGACCAAGGAACAGCTCGGCGGCTACTACCTGCTCGAGGCCAAGGACCTCGACGAGGCGCTGACGTGGGCGGCGCAGATCCCGGAGGCGCAGACCGGGACCGTCGAGGTGCGCCCGATCATGGAGTTCGAGGGCTGA
- a CDS encoding sigma-70 family RNA polymerase sigma factor: protein MTSGPQVAVADRLFRRESGQAVATLARVFGDLDRAEEAVQDAFLVALERWPRDGLPDNPAAWIVTTARNRALDRIRSERRWAGRRMALEAELRTVGEDREPETSVSPIVDDRLRLIFTVCHPALAPEARVALTLRALGGLTTAEVARAFLVAEPAMAQRITRAKRKIAGAGIRYEVPRDADLPDRLRSVLTTLYLIFNAGYGPPIRAELCGEAIRLARLLVALMPDEGEAIGLLALMLLQDSRREARVDADGALVLLADQDRSRWDRAEIAEGERLVARGWALGRVGVYLLQASIGVEHARGSDWTRIAWLYDQLWHVSPTPVVALNRAVAIAERDGPAAGLAAMADIHDLDGYHLFHATRADLLRRLDRLDEAAAAYAAALALTDSEVERGFIRGRIEEISCRRQG, encoded by the coding sequence CTGACCAGCGGCCCGCAGGTCGCGGTCGCCGACCGCCTGTTCCGGCGCGAGTCGGGGCAGGCGGTGGCCACGCTCGCACGGGTCTTCGGCGACCTCGACCGTGCCGAGGAGGCTGTGCAGGACGCGTTCTTGGTCGCGCTCGAGCGCTGGCCGCGCGACGGCCTGCCGGACAACCCGGCGGCGTGGATCGTCACCACCGCGCGCAACCGCGCGCTCGACCGGATCCGCTCGGAGCGGCGCTGGGCCGGGCGGCGGATGGCGCTCGAGGCGGAGCTGCGGACCGTCGGCGAGGACCGCGAGCCCGAGACCTCCGTGAGCCCGATCGTCGACGACCGGCTGCGGCTGATCTTCACCGTCTGCCACCCGGCGCTCGCCCCGGAGGCGCGGGTGGCCCTGACGTTGCGCGCGCTCGGTGGGCTGACGACGGCCGAGGTGGCCCGCGCGTTCCTCGTCGCCGAGCCGGCGATGGCGCAGCGGATCACGCGCGCCAAGCGCAAGATCGCCGGCGCCGGCATCCGTTACGAGGTCCCGCGCGACGCCGACCTGCCCGACCGCCTGCGCAGCGTCCTGACGACGCTCTACCTGATCTTCAACGCGGGCTACGGGCCGCCGATCCGCGCGGAGCTGTGCGGGGAGGCGATCCGCCTCGCCCGCCTGCTCGTCGCGCTGATGCCGGACGAGGGCGAGGCGATCGGCCTGCTCGCCCTGATGCTCCTGCAGGACTCGCGGCGCGAGGCCCGGGTGGACGCCGACGGGGCGCTGGTCCTGCTCGCCGATCAGGACCGCTCGCGCTGGGACCGTGCGGAGATCGCGGAGGGCGAGCGGCTCGTCGCGCGCGGCTGGGCCCTCGGGCGCGTCGGCGTGTACCTGCTGCAGGCGTCGATCGGCGTCGAGCACGCGCGTGGCTCGGACTGGACGCGGATCGCCTGGCTCTACGACCAGCTGTGGCACGTCTCGCCGACGCCGGTCGTCGCCCTCAACCGCGCGGTCGCGATCGCCGAGCGCGACGGCCCCGCCGCGGGCCTGGCGGCCATGGCCGACATCCACGACCTCGACGGTTACCACCTGTTCCACGCCACCCGCGCCGACCTGCTGCGACGGCTCGACCGGCTGGACGAGGCCGCCGCGGCCTACGCCGCCGCGCTCGCGCTCACCGACAGCGAGGTCGAACGTGGCTTCATTCGTGGACGGATCGAGGAGATTTCGTGCAGACGGCAAGGTTGA
- a CDS encoding phage holin family protein encodes MAPDHQTSELAKAITEVTEKAQLLVREEIALAKAEMTEKVSGLVKGIAVGAAAGIFVLAGLIYFLHFLALLIADVLGANPWLGYLILAGLLFLFGGLAGFLAARAFKKSTPPTPQMAIEEAQLIKATLQNPQPATPEGVVAPTTPGKVEAKR; translated from the coding sequence GTGGCTCCGGATCATCAGACGTCAGAGCTCGCGAAGGCCATCACCGAAGTCACCGAGAAGGCGCAGCTGCTCGTGCGCGAGGAGATCGCGCTGGCCAAGGCCGAGATGACCGAGAAGGTCAGCGGCCTGGTCAAGGGCATCGCCGTCGGCGCGGCCGCGGGCATCTTCGTGCTCGCAGGGCTGATCTACTTCCTGCACTTCCTCGCGCTGCTGATCGCCGACGTCCTCGGGGCCAACCCGTGGCTCGGCTACCTCATCCTCGCGGGCCTGCTGTTCCTCTTCGGCGGCCTCGCCGGCTTCCTGGCGGCGCGCGCGTTCAAGAAGAGCACGCCGCCCACCCCGCAGATGGCGATCGAGGAGGCTCAGCTGATCAAGGCGACGCTGCAGAACCCGCAGCCGGCCACGCCGGAAGGCGTCGTGGCACCGACCACGCCCGGCAAGGTGGAGGCGAAGCGATGA
- a CDS encoding carbon-nitrogen hydrolase family protein, translating into MFAAAVQLQSTPDRDRNLEAADRLTRAAAKAGAELVVLPEKWPALGTPEQTIAAAEPLDGTVAQWAKGIARELGIDLVAGSFTEQGEDRHSNTSLHVSPDGEVRATYRKIHMFDVEVGGRVYKESAHEAPGEEIVVSETSGGTGLGLSICYDVRFPELYRILAVRGAEIIAVPAAFTFATTRDHWEILLRARAIEGQAFVVAANQVGEHAPGIRSGGRSMIVDPWGVVLATAPDTETFVVAELDLERQTEIRRTLPSLANRRPSAYAWPDQVTA; encoded by the coding sequence GTGTTCGCCGCCGCCGTTCAGCTGCAGTCCACCCCTGATCGCGATCGCAACCTCGAGGCCGCCGACCGCCTGACGCGGGCGGCCGCGAAGGCCGGTGCCGAGCTGGTCGTGCTCCCGGAGAAGTGGCCCGCGCTGGGCACGCCGGAGCAGACGATCGCCGCCGCCGAGCCGCTCGACGGAACCGTCGCGCAGTGGGCGAAGGGCATCGCGCGCGAGCTCGGCATCGACCTCGTCGCCGGCTCGTTCACCGAGCAGGGCGAGGACCGCCACAGCAACACGTCGCTGCACGTGTCCCCCGACGGCGAGGTCCGCGCGACCTACCGCAAGATCCACATGTTCGACGTGGAGGTCGGCGGGCGCGTCTACAAGGAGTCCGCGCACGAGGCGCCCGGCGAGGAGATCGTCGTCTCGGAGACCAGCGGTGGCACCGGCCTCGGCCTGTCCATCTGCTACGACGTCCGCTTCCCCGAGCTCTACCGGATCCTCGCGGTCCGGGGCGCGGAGATCATCGCCGTCCCGGCCGCGTTCACGTTCGCGACGACGCGCGACCACTGGGAGATCCTGCTGCGCGCCCGCGCGATCGAGGGGCAGGCGTTCGTCGTCGCCGCCAACCAGGTCGGCGAGCACGCGCCCGGCATCCGCTCCGGCGGGCGCTCGATGATCGTCGACCCGTGGGGCGTGGTGCTCGCGACCGCGCCGGACACGGAGACGTTCGTGGTCGCCGAGCTCGACCTCGAGCGTCAGACGGAGATCCGTCGCACGCTGCCGTCGCTGGCCAACCGGCGGCCGTCCGCGTACGCGTGGCCGGACCAGGTCACCGCGTAG
- a CDS encoding TetR/AcrR family transcriptional regulator: MTKQAPVDKRRIILDAAVRVFARDGFHKCRVSDIADEAGVAYGLVYHYFKSKDQVLDTLFLERWEVLLEAIRHTDALEVPAEEKLHAIAGFIIDSYRHDPDLMKVIIVEVTRAANSFGAVHIRKIDEAYALIRGVVEKAQQRGEFRSEIPAQFAVMSFYGAIEQVLTGWIFGLLDEGEDAYDSAKAHIVQTICGGLAA; encoded by the coding sequence GTGACGAAGCAGGCGCCCGTCGACAAGCGGCGGATCATCCTCGACGCCGCCGTCCGCGTCTTCGCCCGCGACGGGTTCCACAAGTGCCGCGTGTCGGACATCGCCGACGAGGCCGGCGTGGCCTACGGGCTCGTCTACCACTACTTCAAGTCCAAGGACCAGGTGCTGGACACGCTCTTCCTGGAGCGCTGGGAGGTCCTGCTCGAGGCGATCCGGCACACAGACGCGCTGGAGGTCCCCGCCGAGGAGAAGCTGCACGCGATCGCGGGCTTCATCATCGACTCCTACCGTCACGATCCCGACCTGATGAAGGTCATCATCGTGGAGGTCACACGCGCCGCGAACTCGTTCGGCGCGGTGCACATCCGCAAGATCGACGAGGCGTACGCACTCATCCGCGGGGTGGTCGAGAAGGCTCAGCAACGCGGCGAGTTCCGGTCCGAGATCCCCGCCCAGTTCGCCGTCATGTCGTTCTACGGCGCGATCGAGCAGGTGTTGACGGGATGGATCTTCGGGCTGCTCGACGAGGGCGAGGACGCCTACGACAGCGCGAAGGCCCACATCGTGCAGACCATCTGCGGCGGCCTGGCCGCATAG
- a CDS encoding ABC transporter ATP-binding protein, producing MGAVPDALSVSDLRKRYGANEALKGVDLTVGEGELVGLLGPNGAGKSSLVKIACGLVRPTSGTARIMGAPAGSLAANAALGYLAELFRFPDWLSADELLQMHQKLTGSAGGAAERRELLELVALGDVPDRRVGHMSKGMQQRLGIAQAMLGSPKLLLLDEPTSALDPAGRRTVRQLLETLRGRGVAVLLNSHLLSEVELVCDRVIMIARGEVVAAGTPAELSHAGGVEITTGRGVRQFGQAARDDIPRLVRELVEAGEDVYEIRVVRSSLEDTYLELVGGR from the coding sequence ATGGGCGCCGTGCCCGATGCTCTTTCGGTCAGTGACCTGCGCAAGCGCTACGGCGCCAACGAGGCGCTCAAAGGCGTCGACCTGACGGTCGGCGAAGGCGAGCTCGTCGGCCTGCTCGGCCCGAACGGCGCCGGCAAGTCCTCGCTCGTGAAGATCGCGTGCGGGCTCGTGCGGCCCACGAGCGGAACCGCCCGGATCATGGGCGCCCCGGCCGGGAGCCTCGCCGCCAACGCCGCGCTCGGCTACCTGGCGGAGCTGTTCCGCTTTCCCGACTGGCTGAGCGCGGATGAGCTGCTCCAGATGCACCAGAAGCTCACCGGGTCCGCCGGCGGCGCGGCCGAGCGGCGTGAGCTGCTCGAGCTCGTCGCCCTCGGGGACGTGCCGGACCGGCGCGTCGGGCACATGTCCAAGGGCATGCAGCAGCGGCTCGGGATCGCGCAGGCGATGCTCGGCTCGCCCAAGCTGCTCCTGCTGGACGAGCCGACGAGCGCGCTCGACCCGGCCGGACGGCGGACCGTGCGCCAGCTGCTGGAGACCTTGCGCGGACGCGGCGTCGCGGTGCTGCTCAACTCGCACCTGCTGTCGGAGGTGGAGCTGGTCTGCGACCGCGTGATCATGATCGCGCGCGGCGAGGTGGTCGCGGCCGGCACCCCCGCCGAGCTCTCGCACGCGGGCGGCGTCGAGATCACCACCGGCCGCGGTGTGCGGCAGTTCGGGCAGGCGGCGCGCGACGACATCCCGCGGCTCGTGCGCGAGCTGGTCGAGGCGGGCGAGGACGTGTACGAGATCCGCGTGGTGCGGTCCTCGCTCGAGGACACCTACCTGGAGCTGGTGGGCGGGCGATGA
- a CDS encoding ABC transporter permease subunit — protein sequence MSGVQIVAGFALRESVRRRVFVVVALLTVAFLGLYGLGVWRVSREVTEFGDFESGVDPDTVAGATLLGLSMFATLFLGAILAVFLTLNAVRGDAERGLLQPLVVRPLSRATFLLGRYAAAAGVCMAYTVLVFLASVVITNLFIDWWPDRLLVPAFQMAIAVAILAALALGGSVLLSSTANGIAIFMLFGAGLTAGLLGQIGEALSSDTLQDVSQITSWILPFEAHYQNALSEITADTFGFNRYAINLGPFGGAQAFGALLWPYTALYLGAIAFVALWAFRRRDL from the coding sequence ATGAGCGGCGTGCAGATCGTCGCGGGGTTCGCGCTCCGCGAGTCCGTGCGGCGCCGCGTGTTCGTCGTCGTCGCGCTGCTCACCGTCGCGTTCCTCGGGCTCTACGGGCTCGGCGTCTGGCGCGTGTCCCGCGAGGTGACCGAGTTCGGCGACTTCGAGTCCGGCGTCGATCCGGACACGGTCGCGGGCGCGACCCTGCTCGGCCTGTCGATGTTCGCGACGCTGTTCCTGGGCGCGATCCTCGCCGTCTTCCTGACGCTCAACGCCGTGCGCGGCGACGCCGAACGCGGGCTGCTGCAGCCGCTCGTCGTGCGGCCGCTCAGCCGCGCGACGTTCCTGCTCGGCCGCTACGCCGCGGCCGCGGGCGTGTGCATGGCCTACACGGTGCTCGTGTTCCTGGCCTCGGTCGTGATCACCAACCTGTTCATCGACTGGTGGCCGGACCGGCTGCTCGTCCCGGCTTTCCAGATGGCGATCGCCGTCGCGATCCTGGCGGCGCTCGCGCTCGGCGGGTCGGTGCTGCTGTCGAGCACCGCCAACGGCATCGCGATCTTCATGCTGTTCGGCGCGGGGCTGACCGCGGGCCTGCTCGGGCAGATCGGCGAGGCGCTGAGCTCGGACACGCTCCAGGACGTGTCCCAGATCACCTCGTGGATCCTGCCGTTCGAGGCTCACTACCAGAACGCGCTGAGCGAGATCACGGCCGACACGTTCGGCTTCAACCGCTACGCGATCAACCTCGGGCCGTTCGGCGGCGCGCAGGCGTTCGGCGCGCTGTTGTGGCCGTACACGGCGCTGTACCTGGGCGCGATCGCGTTCGTCGCGCTGTGGGCGTTCCGCCGGCGCGACTTGTGA
- a CDS encoding DegV family protein, protein MSRIAVVTDTTQYLPTDVIERHGIHRVSLYVNWDGRTDREIDLPDYDGYYDFLRSAGELPTTSQPSLGDFLAVYEPLVEAGDEVVSIHLSGGISGTVRTAEQARELLIERGMPAEQMVVIDSRTGCAGHGFMSVAAANAVERGADFAGAVAAAHKVREDLQILVMVDTLEYLRRGGRIGAAAAWIGATLKVKPILTIEGEMQPVERVRTAGRAFERLVAHLEQRREDGCDAFAIQHIQAPAEAQRLAERGREIYGRDPELISEIGPVIGTHTGPGILGVAGLRTELLGPM, encoded by the coding sequence ATGTCCAGGATCGCGGTCGTAACCGACACCACGCAGTACCTCCCCACCGATGTCATCGAGCGCCACGGCATCCACCGGGTCTCCCTGTACGTCAACTGGGACGGCCGGACCGACCGCGAGATCGACCTCCCGGACTACGACGGCTACTACGACTTCCTGCGCAGCGCGGGTGAGCTGCCCACCACCTCGCAGCCGTCGCTGGGCGATTTCCTGGCGGTGTACGAGCCGCTCGTCGAGGCGGGTGACGAGGTCGTCTCGATCCATCTCAGCGGCGGGATCTCCGGCACGGTCCGGACCGCCGAGCAGGCGCGCGAGCTGCTGATCGAGCGCGGCATGCCCGCCGAGCAGATGGTCGTGATCGACTCGCGCACGGGCTGCGCCGGGCACGGCTTCATGTCCGTGGCGGCCGCGAACGCGGTCGAGCGCGGCGCCGACTTCGCCGGGGCCGTCGCCGCCGCGCACAAGGTCCGCGAGGACCTGCAGATCCTCGTGATGGTGGACACGCTCGAGTACCTGCGCCGGGGCGGTCGGATCGGCGCGGCGGCCGCCTGGATCGGCGCGACGCTGAAGGTCAAGCCGATCCTCACGATCGAGGGCGAGATGCAGCCCGTCGAACGCGTTCGCACCGCGGGCCGGGCGTTCGAGCGCCTCGTCGCGCACCTCGAGCAGCGCCGCGAGGACGGGTGCGACGCGTTCGCCATCCAGCACATCCAGGCGCCGGCCGAGGCGCAGCGCCTCGCCGAGCGCGGGCGTGAGATCTACGGTCGCGACCCCGAGCTGATCTCGGAGATCGGCCCCGTGATCGGTACCCACACCGGCCCCGGCATCCTCGGCGTCGCCGGCCTGCGGACCGAGCTTCTGGGTCCCATGTAG
- a CDS encoding type 1 glutamine amidotransferase, whose protein sequence is MTDQYPRIAVIHHLQQPFLGNAAAPLGPVEEHFRGELPELEGLDAIVAFGGEQDAWDPALADEVALIAEAVERQIPFLGVCLGAQLLARATGGENLRLPKRFLSWEPLTVLDPTDPVLGAIPAGAHALHWNQDGFEPPAHAVEVYARPAGGRAEGFRVGPCAWGVQFHPEVDQAAVDGWYAGWPESAAAAGTTEEAARVADALHLPSQAALSQAIFGAFARVANQLAVSR, encoded by the coding sequence ATGACTGACCAGTACCCGCGCATCGCCGTCATCCATCACCTCCAGCAGCCGTTCCTGGGCAACGCCGCCGCGCCGCTCGGCCCCGTCGAAGAGCACTTCCGCGGTGAGCTCCCCGAACTCGAAGGCCTCGACGCCATCGTCGCCTTCGGCGGCGAGCAGGACGCGTGGGACCCGGCCCTGGCCGACGAGGTCGCGCTGATCGCCGAGGCGGTCGAGCGCCAGATCCCCTTCCTCGGCGTGTGCCTCGGCGCGCAGCTGCTGGCCCGCGCGACCGGCGGCGAGAACCTGCGCCTACCCAAGCGGTTCCTCTCCTGGGAGCCGCTCACCGTGCTGGATCCGACCGACCCGGTGCTCGGCGCGATCCCCGCCGGCGCGCACGCGCTGCACTGGAACCAGGACGGCTTCGAGCCGCCCGCGCACGCCGTCGAGGTCTACGCGCGTCCCGCCGGCGGCCGCGCGGAGGGGTTCCGCGTCGGCCCGTGCGCGTGGGGCGTCCAGTTCCATCCGGAGGTCGACCAGGCAGCCGTGGACGGCTGGTACGCCGGCTGGCCCGAGTCAGCGGCCGCCGCGGGCACGACCGAGGAGGCTGCGCGCGTCGCCGACGCGCTGCACCTGCCGAGCCAGGCCGCGCTCTCCCAGGCGATCTTCGGCGCCTTTGCCCGTGTGGCAAACCAGCTTGCGGTTTCGCGTTAG